A genomic region of Clavibacter michiganensis subsp. insidiosus contains the following coding sequences:
- a CDS encoding LacI family DNA-binding transcriptional regulator, whose translation MSAIADVARLAGVSKATASRALSGRGYVSPATRTRVSEAAAEIGYVVSSNASSLVTGRSMNVGVVMPFINRWFFAELLEGIEEALIEADHDLTLYRLTADPEQRRKVFEYFLVRKRVDAVIAVSVALTPAEVVRLRALDKPLVGIGGPVEGMSTLSIDDEAAARLATEHLLSLGHARVVHLGGDLHAQMAFFVHAKRLAGYRAAIDADPRGLEARFATAEFTIDGGFRSAIALLADPRTRPTAIFAASDEIAIGTILAARQLGIAVPADLSVAGIDGHALAPLFGLTTVEQHPRTQGRTAVGMVFEGLAPEGAAERTVTVPVDFQARTSTTAPPVPPAP comes from the coding sequence ATGAGCGCCATCGCCGACGTCGCCCGACTGGCCGGGGTCTCCAAGGCCACCGCGTCGCGCGCGCTCAGCGGCCGCGGCTACGTCTCCCCCGCCACGCGCACCCGCGTCTCCGAGGCCGCCGCCGAGATCGGGTACGTCGTCTCCTCGAATGCCTCGAGCCTCGTGACCGGCCGGTCGATGAACGTGGGCGTCGTCATGCCGTTCATCAACCGCTGGTTCTTCGCGGAGCTGCTCGAGGGGATCGAGGAGGCGCTCATCGAGGCCGACCACGACCTCACGCTGTACCGCCTCACCGCGGATCCCGAGCAGCGCCGGAAGGTCTTCGAGTACTTCCTCGTGCGCAAGCGCGTGGACGCGGTCATCGCGGTGAGCGTCGCCCTCACGCCCGCGGAGGTCGTGCGGCTGCGCGCGCTCGACAAGCCGCTCGTCGGGATCGGCGGGCCGGTCGAGGGCATGAGCACCCTGAGCATCGACGACGAGGCCGCGGCGCGCCTGGCCACCGAGCACCTGCTGAGCCTCGGGCACGCGCGCGTCGTGCACCTCGGCGGCGACCTGCACGCGCAGATGGCGTTCTTCGTGCACGCGAAGCGGCTCGCGGGCTACCGGGCGGCGATCGACGCGGATCCGCGCGGGCTCGAGGCCCGGTTCGCCACGGCCGAGTTCACGATCGACGGCGGCTTCCGCTCGGCCATAGCGCTGCTCGCCGACCCGCGGACGCGACCGACGGCGATCTTCGCGGCCTCCGACGAGATCGCCATCGGGACGATCCTCGCGGCCCGGCAGCTGGGCATCGCCGTGCCCGCCGATCTCTCGGTCGCCGGGATCGACGGGCACGCGCTCGCGCCGCTGTTCGGGCTGACGACCGTGGAGCAGCACCCGCGGACCCAGGGGCGGACCGCCGTGGGCATGGTGTTCGAGGGGCTCGCACCGGAGGGCGCGGCCGAGCGCACGGTGACGGTGCCCGTCGACTTCCAGGCGCGCACGAGCACGACCGCGCCCCCGGTGCCGCCGGCGCCGTGA
- a CDS encoding ABC transporter substrate-binding protein — MGHALFRRRFAAPLAAVGIAGLALTGCTGDIAAKDAADTDCSPYSSYGTFEGSPEVSIGGTIQDDEADRLVESWKDFESCTGITVNYQGTKEFEAQIAVLAEGKSAPDIGIIPQPGLFNVLASKGYLQPAPAAVEENVDKGWSTDWKGYGTVDGTFYGAPLMASVKGYVWYSPAEFKEKGYEIPKSTAQLMDLTKKIADEGDHKPWCVGIGSGDATGWPGTDWIESFVIRQSGAETYDKWVTHQIPFNDPAIVQAFDAVGDIIKNPDYVNGGLGDVSSIISTEFGDAGLPILDGECSLHHQASFYEGFWKKADGTDAKVSPDGDVYAFLLPPTNEGDATTVTGGGELVGAFKSSDEITAVLSYLSSDTWANNRVKLGGVISANKGLDPANASSDILKQSIEILQDPNATFRFDGSDLMPGAVGTDSFWKGIVGWLSGDSTQKTVDAIESSWPAS; from the coding sequence ATGGGCCACGCCCTATTCCGACGTCGCTTCGCGGCACCCCTCGCAGCGGTCGGCATCGCCGGCCTCGCGCTCACGGGCTGCACGGGCGACATCGCGGCCAAGGACGCCGCGGACACCGACTGCTCGCCGTACTCGTCGTACGGCACGTTCGAGGGGAGCCCCGAGGTCAGCATCGGCGGCACGATCCAGGACGACGAGGCCGACCGGCTCGTCGAGTCGTGGAAGGACTTCGAGTCCTGCACGGGCATCACCGTGAACTACCAGGGCACCAAGGAGTTCGAGGCGCAGATCGCGGTCCTCGCCGAAGGGAAGTCCGCCCCCGACATCGGCATCATCCCGCAGCCGGGCCTCTTCAACGTGCTCGCCTCGAAGGGCTACCTCCAGCCGGCGCCCGCCGCCGTCGAGGAGAACGTCGACAAGGGCTGGTCCACGGACTGGAAGGGCTACGGCACGGTCGACGGCACCTTCTACGGCGCGCCGCTCATGGCGAGCGTCAAGGGGTACGTCTGGTACTCGCCGGCGGAGTTCAAGGAGAAGGGCTACGAGATCCCGAAGTCCACCGCCCAGCTCATGGACCTCACGAAGAAGATCGCGGACGAGGGCGACCACAAGCCGTGGTGCGTCGGCATCGGATCCGGCGACGCCACCGGCTGGCCGGGCACCGACTGGATCGAGAGCTTCGTCATCCGGCAGTCGGGCGCCGAGACCTACGACAAGTGGGTGACGCACCAGATCCCGTTCAACGACCCGGCCATCGTGCAGGCGTTCGACGCGGTCGGCGACATCATCAAGAACCCGGACTACGTCAACGGCGGCCTGGGCGACGTCTCGTCGATCATCTCCACGGAGTTCGGCGACGCCGGCCTCCCGATCCTCGACGGCGAGTGCTCGCTGCACCACCAGGCCTCGTTCTACGAGGGCTTCTGGAAGAAGGCCGACGGCACCGACGCGAAGGTCTCGCCCGACGGCGACGTCTACGCGTTCCTGCTGCCGCCCACGAACGAGGGCGACGCGACGACCGTCACCGGCGGCGGCGAGCTCGTCGGCGCCTTCAAGTCGAGCGACGAGATCACCGCGGTGCTCTCCTACCTCTCGAGCGACACCTGGGCGAACAACCGCGTCAAGCTCGGTGGCGTCATCAGCGCGAACAAGGGGCTCGACCCCGCGAACGCGTCGAGCGACATCCTGAAGCAGAGCATCGAGATCCTGCAGGACCCGAACGCCACGTTCCGGTTCGACGGCTCGGACCTCATGCCCGGCGCGGTCGGCACCGACTCCTTCTGGAAGGGGATCGTCGGCTGGCTGAGCGGCGACTCGACCCAGAAGACGGTCGACGCCATCGAGTCGAGCTGGCCCGCGTCCTGA
- a CDS encoding carbohydrate ABC transporter permease codes for MTTADLIGKILQVVVALAVFAVVIGLILFLIDKAPKRGKDWVQLGAFVLPALILLAVGLIYPAFRTTLLAFRDNSGEWAGFDNFVWMFTQPSALRTLLNTVIWVVFVPLLSTAIGLAYAVFIDKSRGEKYFKALVFMPMAISFVGAGIIWRFVYDYKSGDNAQIGVLNQILVWTGQEPVQWLQTSPINTALLIIVMIWIQTGFAMVVLSASIKGVPTEQIEAAQLDGTNAWERFLNVTLPGIRGSLVVVVTTISIATLKVFDIVRTMTAGNFDTSVIANEMYTQAFRAGEQGRGSALAIVLFLMVLPIVIYNVRVMSKQREIR; via the coding sequence ATGACGACCGCTGATCTGATCGGCAAGATCCTCCAGGTGGTGGTGGCGCTCGCCGTCTTCGCCGTGGTGATCGGGCTGATCCTCTTCCTCATCGACAAGGCGCCGAAGCGCGGCAAGGACTGGGTGCAGCTGGGCGCCTTCGTGCTCCCCGCGCTGATCCTGCTCGCCGTCGGCCTCATCTACCCCGCGTTCCGCACGACCCTGCTCGCGTTCCGCGACAACTCGGGGGAGTGGGCCGGGTTCGACAACTTCGTCTGGATGTTCACCCAGCCGTCCGCGCTCCGCACGCTGCTCAACACGGTCATCTGGGTGGTATTCGTGCCGCTGCTGTCGACGGCCATCGGCCTCGCCTACGCGGTCTTCATCGACAAGTCGCGCGGCGAGAAGTACTTCAAGGCCCTCGTCTTCATGCCGATGGCGATCTCGTTCGTCGGCGCCGGCATCATCTGGCGCTTCGTGTACGACTACAAGTCGGGCGACAACGCGCAGATCGGCGTGCTCAACCAGATCCTCGTCTGGACGGGCCAGGAGCCCGTGCAGTGGCTGCAGACCTCGCCCATCAACACGGCGCTGCTCATCATCGTGATGATCTGGATCCAGACGGGCTTCGCCATGGTCGTGCTCTCCGCGAGCATCAAGGGCGTGCCGACCGAGCAGATCGAGGCCGCGCAGCTCGACGGCACCAACGCCTGGGAGCGGTTCCTCAACGTGACGCTCCCCGGGATCCGCGGGTCGCTCGTCGTGGTGGTCACGACCATCTCGATCGCGACGCTCAAGGTGTTCGACATCGTCCGCACCATGACGGCGGGCAACTTCGACACCAGCGTCATCGCCAACGAGATGTACACGCAGGCGTTCCGCGCCGGCGAGCAGGGCCGCGGCTCGGCGCTCGCGATCGTGCTGTTCCTCATGGTGCTGCCGATCGTCATCTACAACGTCCGCGTCATGAGCAAGCAGAGGGAGATCCGATGA
- a CDS encoding carbohydrate ABC transporter permease produces MSVAPADLPVADRGTRRGTIEQAATVGAKSRRVKNRLTSRRATVAALIIAVLWTLPTFGLFVSSFRPAGLIQTTGWWTIFQNPGFTLDNYKDVLLSTSQSSPQLGSYFVNSLAIAIPATLFPLVIASMAAYAFAWIKFKGSNFLFVLIFALQIVPLQMALIPLLQMFTRTLRPLQEAVHAVVPLIPEQGYLPVWVAHTIFALPLAIFLLHNFISEIPGEVIEAARVDGASHGQVFFRIVLPLALPAIASFAIFQFLWVWNDLLVALIFSGGTPDVAPLTQRLAELTGTRGQDWQRLTAAAFVSLIVPLIVFFSLQRYFVRGLLAGSTKG; encoded by the coding sequence ATGAGCGTCGCACCCGCCGACCTGCCCGTCGCGGACCGCGGGACGCGTCGCGGCACCATCGAGCAGGCGGCCACCGTCGGGGCGAAGAGCCGCCGCGTCAAGAACCGGCTCACGTCGCGTCGCGCCACGGTCGCCGCGCTGATCATCGCGGTCCTCTGGACGCTGCCGACCTTCGGCCTGTTCGTCTCGTCGTTCCGCCCGGCCGGCCTCATCCAGACCACGGGCTGGTGGACGATCTTCCAGAACCCGGGCTTCACGCTCGACAACTACAAGGACGTGCTGCTCTCCACGTCGCAGTCGTCGCCGCAGCTGGGCTCGTACTTCGTGAACTCGCTCGCCATCGCGATCCCGGCGACGCTGTTCCCGCTCGTCATCGCGTCGATGGCGGCGTACGCGTTCGCGTGGATCAAGTTCAAGGGCTCGAACTTCCTGTTCGTGCTGATCTTCGCGCTGCAGATCGTGCCGCTGCAGATGGCGCTCATCCCGCTGCTGCAAATGTTCACGCGCACGCTCCGCCCGCTGCAGGAGGCCGTGCACGCGGTGGTCCCGCTCATCCCGGAGCAGGGCTACCTGCCGGTGTGGGTGGCGCACACGATCTTCGCGCTGCCGCTCGCGATCTTCCTGCTGCACAACTTCATCTCGGAGATCCCGGGCGAGGTCATCGAGGCGGCCCGGGTCGACGGCGCGAGCCACGGCCAGGTGTTCTTCCGCATCGTGCTGCCGCTCGCGCTCCCGGCGATCGCGTCGTTCGCGATCTTCCAGTTCCTCTGGGTCTGGAACGACCTGCTGGTGGCGCTGATCTTCTCGGGCGGCACACCGGACGTGGCACCTCTCACGCAGCGGCTCGCGGAGCTCACGGGCACGCGCGGGCAGGACTGGCAGCGGCTCACCGCCGCGGCGTTCGTCTCCCTGATCGTCCCGCTCATCGTGTTCTTCAGCCTCCAGCGGTACTTCGTGCGGGGCCTCCTGGCGGGGTCCACGAAGGGCTGA
- a CDS encoding ABC transporter ATP-binding protein — protein sequence MGDIAAGGGMRGGGGRRGRVSAADAEAQRRANAEAPRVENLLGRIAELFRPHRRALVLTIALVLVGAGLTVVPPLLTQQAFDRGLFPPTGGPDIPVLVELVAIMIAIWIAGAGLGVWQTYLTATVGNRVMGSMRVDLFRHLQSMELGFFTRTKTGVIQSRLQNDVGGVAAVLTNTVSSVLGNTVTVIAALVAMLVLNWQLTLVAVVLMPVLVIAQRRVGQVRARIASKTQESLSDMTAITQETLSVSGILLSKSFNRQAAETARYEAENRTQIRLQVSQQMSGQWFFALVQIFLSIIPAIVYVVAGFLITGGVSVTAGTIVAFTTVQARLMWPLIGLMRVALDLQTSGALFARIFEYLDLEPAIRDRHDARRVAEGPALGRVAFDDVRFSYPDTRPGERPTLDGMSFAIEPGQFAAFVGPSGAGKTTVSYLIPRFHDVTGGRVLFSGEDVRDLEQESLLENIGIVSQETYLFHATIGENLRYARPDATQEQIEQAARAANIHPTIESFPDGYDTLVGERGYRLSGGEKQRIAIARVLLKDPAVLILDEATSALDAISERVVQQALDTASRGRTTIAIAHRLSTVVDADVIFVVVAGRIVEQGTHAELLARRGEYARLYSDQRTEAA from the coding sequence ATGGGCGACATCGCCGCGGGCGGCGGGATGCGCGGAGGCGGCGGACGCCGCGGGCGGGTGAGCGCGGCCGACGCCGAGGCCCAGCGCCGGGCCAACGCCGAGGCGCCGCGCGTCGAGAACCTGCTGGGCCGGATCGCGGAGCTGTTCCGCCCGCACCGCCGTGCGCTGGTCCTCACGATCGCGCTCGTGCTGGTCGGCGCGGGCCTCACGGTCGTGCCGCCGCTGCTCACGCAGCAGGCCTTCGACCGCGGGCTCTTCCCGCCGACGGGCGGCCCCGACATCCCGGTCCTCGTCGAGCTCGTCGCGATCATGATCGCCATCTGGATCGCGGGCGCGGGCCTCGGCGTCTGGCAGACGTACCTCACCGCGACGGTCGGCAACCGGGTCATGGGATCCATGCGGGTCGACCTGTTCCGCCACCTGCAGAGCATGGAGCTCGGCTTCTTCACGCGCACGAAGACGGGCGTCATCCAGTCCCGCCTGCAGAACGACGTGGGCGGCGTGGCGGCCGTCCTCACCAACACGGTCTCGAGCGTGCTCGGCAACACCGTGACCGTCATCGCGGCGCTCGTGGCGATGCTCGTGCTCAACTGGCAGCTCACGCTCGTGGCCGTGGTGCTCATGCCCGTGCTCGTGATCGCGCAGCGGCGCGTCGGCCAGGTGCGGGCGCGGATCGCGTCGAAGACGCAGGAGTCGCTGTCCGACATGACGGCGATCACGCAGGAGACGCTCTCGGTCTCGGGCATCCTGCTCTCGAAGAGCTTCAACCGGCAGGCCGCGGAGACCGCGCGCTACGAGGCCGAGAACCGAACGCAGATCCGGCTGCAGGTGAGCCAGCAGATGAGCGGGCAGTGGTTCTTCGCGCTCGTGCAGATCTTCCTGTCGATCATCCCGGCCATCGTCTACGTGGTCGCGGGCTTCCTCATCACGGGCGGCGTCAGCGTCACGGCGGGCACCATCGTCGCGTTCACGACCGTGCAGGCGCGCCTCATGTGGCCGCTCATCGGCCTGATGCGCGTGGCGCTCGACCTCCAGACCTCGGGCGCGCTGTTCGCCCGCATCTTCGAGTACCTCGACCTCGAGCCCGCGATCCGCGACCGGCACGACGCGCGCAGGGTGGCCGAGGGCCCGGCGCTCGGCCGCGTCGCCTTCGACGACGTGCGCTTCTCCTATCCGGACACGCGGCCCGGCGAGCGACCGACGCTCGACGGCATGTCGTTCGCGATCGAGCCCGGCCAGTTCGCCGCGTTCGTCGGCCCGTCGGGCGCGGGCAAGACGACGGTGTCGTACCTCATCCCGCGCTTCCACGACGTGACCGGCGGCCGCGTGCTCTTCTCCGGCGAGGACGTGCGCGACCTCGAGCAGGAGTCGCTGCTGGAGAACATCGGCATCGTCAGCCAGGAGACGTACCTCTTCCACGCGACCATCGGCGAGAACCTCCGCTACGCGCGTCCCGACGCCACGCAGGAGCAGATCGAGCAGGCGGCGCGGGCGGCGAACATCCACCCGACCATCGAGTCGTTCCCCGACGGGTACGACACGCTCGTGGGGGAGCGCGGCTACCGGCTGTCCGGCGGTGAGAAGCAGCGCATCGCCATCGCGCGCGTGCTGCTGAAGGACCCGGCCGTGCTGATCCTCGACGAGGCCACGAGCGCCCTCGACGCGATCTCGGAGCGCGTCGTGCAGCAGGCGCTCGACACCGCGTCGCGCGGCCGCACCACCATCGCGATCGCGCACCGGCTCTCGACCGTGGTCGACGCCGACGTGATATTCGTCGTCGTCGCCGGTCGCATCGTCGAGCAGGGCACGCACGCCGAGCTGCTGGCCCGCCGGGGCGAGTACGCGCGGCTCTACAGCGACCAGCGCACCGAGGCCGCCTGA
- a CDS encoding DUF305 domain-containing protein — translation MTDRGTDGSDRPDEGDVVVDHVPDDDIREEELEGLVAHGEESRARGRRIRIGLAAGIVAVALVVAGLLVGRVTAPVSALTPSTNSAEAGFSRDMQVHHEQAVQMSLMIIDRTDDPEVKLIAQDIAQAQAQQAGQMYAFLTSWGLDQAPSQPRMTWMTLPTLDGKTDHSSMDMTPGATMPGLASQADLDELQGLTGVAAERKFLTLMIAHHRGGVEMAQALLDRSRNPLITDLANGMVMIQDKEILYMQQLLDARS, via the coding sequence GTGACCGACCGCGGCACCGACGGATCCGACCGCCCCGACGAGGGCGACGTCGTCGTGGACCACGTCCCGGACGACGACATCCGCGAGGAGGAGCTCGAGGGCCTCGTCGCGCACGGCGAGGAGTCGCGCGCCCGGGGGCGCCGGATCCGCATCGGCCTCGCCGCGGGCATCGTGGCGGTGGCCCTCGTGGTCGCCGGGCTGCTCGTCGGCCGCGTCACCGCTCCCGTGTCGGCGCTCACGCCCAGCACGAACAGCGCGGAGGCCGGCTTCTCCCGCGACATGCAGGTGCACCACGAGCAGGCCGTGCAGATGTCGCTCATGATCATCGACCGCACGGACGACCCCGAGGTCAAGCTCATCGCGCAGGACATCGCGCAGGCGCAGGCCCAGCAGGCGGGCCAGATGTACGCGTTCCTCACGTCGTGGGGCCTCGACCAGGCGCCGTCGCAGCCGCGCATGACCTGGATGACGCTGCCGACGCTGGACGGGAAGACCGACCACTCGTCGATGGACATGACCCCCGGCGCGACGATGCCGGGCCTCGCCTCGCAGGCCGACCTCGACGAGCTGCAGGGGCTCACGGGCGTGGCAGCGGAGCGGAAGTTCCTCACGCTGATGATCGCCCACCACCGCGGCGGCGTCGAGATGGCACAGGCGCTCCTCGACCGGTCGCGGAATCCCCTCATCACGGACCTCGCCAACGGCATGGTGATGATCCAGGACAAGGAGATCCTCTACATGCAGCAGCTCCTCGACGCCCGGTCCTGA
- a CDS encoding DUF3105 domain-containing protein, translating into MARRDDTTPSGDESGRPVPPTAKQAQKDLTVKQQREARRAEKVAALKKQQDRARRNRLIGIITGSVAAVAVVAVVIGVVVSSGTPKQDPADISIEGLRTWDSLPSTHVQTPVDYAGLYDGMSPPVGGEHNPMWLNCGVYDQPQPNENAVHDLEHGAVWITYDAAKITGDDLSNLQKYAESFGGYVTMSPYEGLDTPIALSAWGAQVKVDSVDDQRIKDFMAKYWKSPNAPEAGAACTGALEGEGRVG; encoded by the coding sequence GTGGCGCGACGCGACGACACCACGCCCTCCGGCGACGAGAGCGGACGGCCCGTCCCGCCGACCGCCAAGCAGGCCCAGAAGGACCTCACGGTCAAGCAGCAGCGCGAGGCCCGCCGCGCCGAGAAGGTAGCGGCGCTCAAGAAGCAGCAGGACCGCGCGCGCCGCAACCGCCTCATCGGCATCATCACGGGATCCGTGGCCGCCGTCGCGGTCGTCGCCGTCGTGATCGGCGTGGTCGTCTCGAGCGGCACGCCGAAGCAGGATCCGGCCGACATCTCGATCGAGGGCCTCCGCACCTGGGACTCGCTGCCCAGCACGCACGTCCAGACCCCGGTCGACTACGCCGGTCTGTACGACGGCATGAGCCCGCCCGTCGGCGGCGAGCACAACCCCATGTGGCTGAACTGCGGCGTCTACGACCAGCCGCAGCCCAACGAGAACGCGGTGCACGACCTCGAGCACGGGGCCGTGTGGATCACGTACGACGCCGCGAAGATCACGGGCGACGACCTGTCGAACCTGCAGAAGTACGCGGAGTCGTTCGGCGGCTACGTCACGATGTCGCCGTACGAGGGCCTCGACACCCCCATCGCGCTGTCCGCGTGGGGCGCGCAGGTCAAGGTCGACTCGGTCGACGACCAGCGCATCAAGGACTTCATGGCCAAGTACTGGAAGAGCCCGAACGCCCCCGAGGCCGGCGCCGCGTGCACCGGCGCCCTCGAGGGCGAGGGCCGGGTCGGCTGA
- a CDS encoding cystathionine beta-synthase, whose product MKYADTILDLIGNTPLVKLNKVVEGISATVLVKVEYLNPGGSAKDRIATRIIDAAERDGKLKPGGTIVEPTSGNTGVGLALVAQQRGYRCVFVLPDKVGEDKRNVLTAYGAEIVVTPTSVAPDHPDSYYSVSDRLAREIPGAFKPDQYSNPNGPLSHYETTGPEIWRDTEGEITHFVAGVGTGGTISGVGRYLKEVSEGRVRIVGADPEGSVYSGGTGRPYLVEGVGEDFWPAAYDPDVVDEVIASSDQESFDMTLRLAREEGLLVGGSSGMAVVSALKAAKHLGPDDVMVILLPDGGRGYLGKIFNEKWMQSYGFARVNGQRTVADVMSAKTGSLPDLVHAHPNDTIRDAIRIMTEYDVSQLPVLSAEPPVVMGEVAGAVDERSLLELVFSGRAQLSDQVGPFAGAAFGLIGVNETVPDAWSALGSADALMVSDGGKPVGVLTRHDLLTYLTD is encoded by the coding sequence GTGAAGTACGCCGACACGATCCTCGACCTGATCGGGAACACCCCGCTCGTGAAGCTGAACAAGGTGGTCGAGGGGATCTCGGCGACCGTCCTCGTGAAGGTCGAGTACCTGAACCCCGGCGGCAGCGCCAAGGACCGCATCGCGACGCGCATCATCGACGCCGCCGAGCGCGATGGGAAGCTGAAGCCGGGCGGCACCATCGTCGAGCCCACCTCCGGCAACACCGGCGTCGGCCTCGCCCTCGTCGCGCAGCAGCGCGGCTACCGCTGCGTCTTCGTCCTCCCGGACAAGGTCGGCGAGGACAAGCGCAACGTGCTGACGGCCTACGGCGCCGAGATCGTGGTCACGCCCACCTCGGTCGCGCCCGACCACCCCGACTCCTACTACTCGGTGAGCGACCGGCTCGCGCGCGAGATCCCCGGCGCCTTCAAGCCCGACCAGTACTCCAACCCCAACGGGCCGCTCAGCCACTACGAGACCACGGGTCCCGAGATCTGGCGCGACACCGAGGGGGAGATCACCCACTTCGTCGCGGGCGTCGGCACCGGCGGCACCATCAGCGGCGTCGGCCGCTACCTCAAGGAGGTGTCGGAGGGGCGCGTGCGCATCGTCGGCGCCGACCCCGAGGGCTCGGTCTACTCCGGCGGCACCGGCCGCCCGTACCTCGTCGAGGGCGTGGGCGAGGACTTCTGGCCGGCGGCCTACGACCCCGACGTGGTCGACGAGGTCATCGCCTCGAGCGACCAGGAGTCGTTCGACATGACCCTCCGGCTCGCCCGCGAGGAGGGTCTGCTGGTGGGAGGATCCAGCGGCATGGCCGTCGTCTCCGCGCTCAAGGCCGCGAAGCACCTGGGCCCCGACGACGTGATGGTGATCCTGCTGCCCGACGGCGGCCGCGGCTACCTCGGCAAGATCTTCAACGAGAAGTGGATGCAGTCCTACGGCTTCGCGCGCGTCAACGGCCAGCGCACGGTCGCCGACGTGATGAGCGCCAAGACGGGCAGCCTGCCCGACCTCGTGCACGCGCACCCGAACGACACCATCCGCGACGCGATCCGCATCATGACCGAGTACGACGTCTCGCAGCTGCCCGTCCTCTCGGCCGAGCCGCCCGTGGTCATGGGCGAGGTCGCGGGCGCCGTCGACGAGCGCAGCCTGCTCGAGCTCGTCTTCAGCGGCCGCGCGCAGCTGTCCGACCAGGTCGGCCCCTTCGCGGGCGCGGCGTTCGGCCTCATCGGCGTGAACGAGACCGTGCCCGACGCGTGGAGCGCGCTCGGATCCGCCGACGCCCTCATGGTGAGCGACGGCGGCAAGCCCGTCGGCGTGCTCACGCGCCACGACCTCCTCACCTACCTCACCGACTGA
- a CDS encoding cystathionine gamma-synthase encodes MSDKHDFDTRAIHAGQDPDPTTGAVIPPLYLTSTFVQDGIGGLREGYEYARSANPTRTGLQELLASLEKGTHAFSFASGLAAEDTLLRAITRPGDRIVLSDDVYGGTYRLITRVLGDWGIVVETVDMSDLAEVERVLGSGPAKVLWVETPSNPLMKISDIRALADLGHAVGATVVVDNTFASPYLQQPLTLGADVVVHSTTKYLGGHSDVLGGAVILHDDELAEKVGFLQFAIGAVSGPMDAWLTTRGIKTLAVRMERHSANAEEIAAFLQQHPDVTAVHYPGLPEHPGHDIAKAQMTGFGGMISFQVRGGANAARRVVEGTRVFQLAESLGGVESLISYPSEMTHASVKGTPLEVPDDLVRLSVGIEAVEDLVVDLERALGKALKQGKH; translated from the coding sequence GTGAGCGACAAGCACGACTTCGACACCCGCGCCATCCACGCCGGCCAGGACCCGGATCCCACGACGGGTGCCGTCATCCCGCCCCTGTACCTCACGAGCACCTTCGTGCAGGACGGCATCGGCGGCCTCCGCGAGGGCTACGAGTACGCGCGGAGCGCTAACCCGACGCGCACCGGCCTGCAGGAGCTGCTCGCGTCGCTCGAGAAGGGGACGCACGCGTTCTCGTTCGCCTCGGGTCTCGCCGCCGAGGACACGCTGCTGCGTGCGATCACGCGCCCCGGCGACCGCATCGTGCTGAGCGACGACGTGTACGGCGGCACCTACCGCCTCATCACGCGCGTGCTCGGCGACTGGGGGATCGTCGTCGAGACCGTCGACATGAGCGACCTCGCCGAGGTCGAGCGGGTCCTCGGATCCGGCCCCGCGAAGGTCCTCTGGGTCGAGACGCCGAGCAACCCGCTGATGAAGATCAGCGACATCCGCGCGCTCGCCGACCTCGGCCACGCCGTCGGCGCCACGGTCGTCGTCGACAACACCTTCGCCTCGCCGTACCTGCAGCAGCCGCTCACGCTCGGCGCCGACGTGGTCGTCCACTCGACCACCAAGTACCTGGGCGGGCACTCCGACGTGCTCGGCGGCGCCGTGATCCTCCACGACGACGAACTGGCTGAGAAGGTCGGCTTCCTCCAGTTCGCGATCGGCGCGGTCTCCGGCCCCATGGACGCCTGGCTCACCACGCGCGGGATCAAGACCCTCGCCGTCCGCATGGAGCGCCACTCCGCCAACGCCGAGGAGATCGCCGCGTTCCTGCAGCAGCATCCCGACGTCACGGCCGTGCACTACCCGGGCCTCCCGGAGCACCCGGGCCACGACATCGCGAAGGCGCAGATGACGGGCTTCGGCGGCATGATCTCGTTCCAGGTGCGCGGGGGAGCGAACGCCGCGCGCCGCGTGGTCGAGGGCACGCGCGTCTTCCAGCTCGCGGAGTCGCTCGGCGGCGTCGAGTCGCTCATCAGCTACCCGTCCGAGATGACGCACGCGTCCGTCAAGGGCACGCCGCTCGAGGTGCCGGACGACCTGGTGCGCCTCTCGGTGGGCATCGAGGCCGTCGAGGACCTCGTCGTCGACCTCGAGCGCGCGCTCGGCAAGGCGCTCAAGCAGGGCAAGCACTAG